Genomic window (Oryza sativa Japonica Group chromosome 3, ASM3414082v1):
ACGAGTTCACTTGGTCACCCTGCAACTGCAAGCATTATTTAGTTCTTGTCATGCATTGTTTAGATATAGTACGGAAACATACACCTTTCCTCTGTCAGGTGCACCCTCCTCCCTTTTTCAAAAATGTAAAGAGATATCAATACAAGTTTACAAGTGTTCTGCAATTATATGGTTCAATTCATGCCATTGCTGTGTGATAAAAGGTTTGTAGGATTTTTAATAATGCAATTGTGATTTTTAGCATTGCATATTTTGGTTTGGATGGTGATTACAACATAATGGTAAGGAAGAAAGATCTGTTAGTTCATGCTTGCTCTAATATCTCTCCCTCCCTTTGGCTTGCACAAATTTATGATTGGTTAGCATGATACATTGACTGATTAAATTCCTTGGTCTCTCCATCTTATATTTTTGCAGGCTTCCTTTTTGGCCATCCATGAAATTGATCTTTATTTGCTGGCCTGTCTTGCCATATTTCAGCGGTGCAGCCTATGTGTACCAAAATTATGTGATATCTGTGTTTATAAAGAACCAGATAGTAAATATTTGGTATATCCCTCAGAGAAAAAGGGTCTTTCCGGTAAATTTGATGACTTCCTCACGGCACTTGATAAGTTTATTGAAGAAAATGGACCTGAAGATCTCAATAAACTGACAAAGAAGGTACCTGAGTCAAAATTTAGTTACATATTTCCCCATTTCATGCACTATACAATTGTGAAAATTGAAAAAGGCTCTACTTTGAACTTCATGCACTAGTCTATGTGCTCTTTCATGTTGTATATAATTAGCTATGATCCTGAAGTCATGGTGCTCACTGTTATCTGTGATGCCTAATCTAAACAGTCTGGCAAATCATCGAAAGATTCAAAGTCATGAAAGGAATCCCGGTATTCGAAGTCATCAAAGGAATCCAGGGAATCAAAGCCGTCAAAAGATTCAAAACAACCGAAGCCACCAAAAATTTTGAAAGAGTCAAAAGCCATCGAACtcgaaagaagatatgaaggcgGCGAAGGATTCAGAAGAACAAAATAAGGTACCGAAAGACTCGAAGATACTGAAAAGCGCAAGAAAGGCTCAGAAGAACAAGGTTCACTAAAGGATTCAGATGAACTTGAACAAAAGAGCAACAAGAGTGTGGCATTTGAGCCGGAGAAGGAATTGAAGTGTGACTGCTATCCAACCTCTGCTTATCAGAGCACATATCCGAAACACAACTCATGGAGCCTCTTTGCTGCCTCATGATCTTTGAGGATGAATAGTTACTGCAACTAGAGGTCTCTAGACATGTAACCCCTGAactcaacaaatatatttttcgtTGCAGTCTTGATCATGTCAACTTACTTGATCATTGCATTTCTTTTACGGGCCAAAGAAGAAAAATTCAGCCCGGTGTAGAGAGCCTCTTTGATTAGGTAGCAGTCTCCAGGAGCCATTTCATCAAGAAAGCAAGGAAAATGGAACTCACCTCCTTGTCACAAGTTTGTCCTATGTCAATTGTTATGACATGTCATCATGTAACATATTTCTCCAATATACACCAGTAGATGAGTAATGTAGAAATCTGCCATGTTTGGTTGGTGATGAAATgatgatgctttttttttccctgaagcTGTAAACCTTGTCTAGTTGGTAGAATTGAGACCATATCAATCAGCATTGCATCCTAACCCTCTCTGGTTGATTATCTGGAATCGTTTCCTTCTGTTGATGAATGCCCGGATTTTGTTGTTTATAAAAGAGGGCTGCTATATACCGGTATCCCGATGAAAAACAGGATAATTCTGAAACCAACACAGTATCGCGCGAGCGCGTCAACAAAAACAGGAACAGAAACGTATCGTACCAGTGCTCACCGCCCCGCCTGAATCATCCCGACGAATCCTCCTCCGGAATCGCGCGCCCGTGTGCAATTCCTCGCCGGCGCGAGCTCCTCCGCAACCCGACGAAGCGCGATTCCTCACCGGCGTGAGCTCCTCCGCATCCCGACGAATCAGCCTCGGAATcgcgcgtcctcgccggcgcgaGCTCCTCCGCAACCCAACGAATCCTCCTCAGAATCGCGCACCTCCGTGCGCGATTCCTCGTCGGCGCGAGCTCCTCCACAACCCGATGAATCCTCCTAGGAATCAAGCGCCTCCGTGCGTGATTCCTCGCCGGCGCGAGCTCCTCCGCATCCCGAAGATTCATCCGCGGAATCGCGCGCCTCCATGCTTGTTTTCTCGGCTGATTCCATCGGCGCACACGTCGTCAGCCAATTTCCTCTGCAATCCGGCGTCTTATGTGATTGCTGAAATTTTTCACACAAGTAGCACATGATTCTTGTGGTTTTCAAAGATGATACTCTATTAGGATCATGTGATACTCTTGAGGATCACATGGTACTCTTGTAGGATCACATGGTACTCTTGTTATCTTGTAGGATCATGTGATACCTCTATAGCATCACATGGTTCTCCTCAAAAAAGTATCATTAAGTTTGATACATGTGAGATATTACACATGATCTTACTTAGGTATCATGTCTTCTAACATGATCCCTATGGGTTTCACAGATGGTACTTAATGGTGTGATACTTTACAAGTATCACACATGATCCTACTAAAAATATTATCATTAAGTGTGATACATGTGAGGTATCACAGATGATCCTACTTAGGGATCTTGTCTTTTAACATAATCCTACTTGGGTATCATGTATCCTACTTAGGTATCATGTATTCTAACATGATCCCAATAGGTTTCACAAATGCTACTTAATGGCGTGATACTTATCACACATGATCCTACTCAAAAAAGTATCATTAAGTGTGATACATGTGAGGTATCACACATGATCCTACTTAGGTATCATGTCTTCTAACATGATCCTACTTAGGTATCATGTCCTCTAACATGATCTCTATGGGTTTCACAGATGATACTTAGTAGGATGGTGTGATACTTTACATGTACCACACATGATTCTACTTGGGTATCATCTCTGGTAACATGATCCCTGTGAGGTTTCAGATATGATACTTTAGTAGGATGGTGTGATACCTGTGAAGTATCATACATGATCCTACCCAGGAAAATCATCTATCATGATACATGGGTAGGTAGGATCATGTGATACATGAGTTTCATTATGATTGATACATGTGAAGTATCACATGATCCTATCCAATATCGATGTCTTGTAAAGTGGTTCCCTACTGGTTTCACATATGATACTTGAGTAGGATCATGTGAACTCTGGGAGGTATCATGATCCTCCTCAGTATCATTTCCTCAGGTTTCATATGATACTGAACTCGATTTCATTGTGTACAACGTACTCAAACTATATATAGTCCACAGAAAAGGTCTACCCAATATAATCCACTTCTTTACCAACATATCTGTACATGAAAACAGTAGCCACATACAGAGTTCATGTCTTTGATTGTTGTGCCCCTCGCAACCTTCCAGTTCAAGACAAAAATAGTAGCTACATACACAATTCTGAAACTTGACTTGTTACATATGTTGgttgggggagagggagggagggggctaCAAAAATGGCCTAAGCACACATCCGACACTGCTTGAACCGAATAAGCATATTGGTTCTGAAGCTTAGAAACGACGTTTTGGATGTAAGTCGTTGAAGCGATGGTACAGTAACCTTTTGCATAGCTTACTACGATATTCTTTCATGTAGTCCTGCATAGATGACAAGAATGAGCAGTGTTAGATTTGTCAAAGTGGGGGTGAAGCTGAGCCCTTGTTCAACCTTGGAGAGCACCTTGTCTTCTTTGAAACATGCATGAAATCGGATTCGCTTGGAGCAGGTGGCAATGCCATTTCAACTCTGTGCACATGTGTGAAAGGACAAAGAAAATATCATTTCAATGGTGATTCATCCTCGATTGAACAAAAGTATCAAATCATTTTAAAACAGAAAACACCCATGTAGCCACTAAGATATGCAAAcatcaacagaaaaaaaaaatccaaatcatCTGCATCTATGACTCAGCTGCATCTGCCAACTTTGTCACCACGCACTGCCCTCTATGACAAAGAGGATAACAATTGACAAGCAAAGCGTGCCCGgaactagaagctagcaacCGAGTGATGCGGATTTCTCTGATTTTGTTTACACTTCagttcacccaaaaaaaatccTACTAGTTGAATGGAGATTTCTCTGTTTTAAGACAGTGTGTACTTGTTAACGGCAAAATTGCTTGCTCCAAGCAATACTTGTTACAGCTAGAAGCATTTCAAGCGATCTATTCCAATTCGAACATTTTGCTGCAAATATCATATCAAGTATCATATGATTCAGCACATACACACATCCCTCACCTCTGCTACAAACACCCCCAGTGAATGAACAAAAACAcacagaaaaaagagagagagtatTAGCTTACTTTGATTTCAATTTGGATGTGATATGATGAGCCCCATCCAAAGATTAGTGATTCAACAAACCCTAGAAAATGCAAAAATGAAGAGATGTTAAATCAAAATCAGGAAATCGATGAAAAAAGAGGAATGAGAGAAAGGGGTATCGTGCGCACCGGCTCTGCCGCAGATGCCACCGGCTCCGCCGCAGACaccgccgccacagccgccaccaccacgctcACGCCACTCTCCCTCTCTGGCACAACTGACCTTGTGCGCATCGGCGCCGCTGAAGAGGAGGAGCCGCAAGAaggctccgccgccggcgactccgccgccgcagccatgcTCGTGACGATTTGGGAGCTGCAGGTGTCTGTTTGGGAGTGACTCAATGTTTCTCGAGTGTGTGTATCTGATCCGTGAGGGTGTGTGTTTGATCCGTGGGAAATTGTCCTGTCCGGGACCGACTCGAAACAGTATACCGGTGACTAGCATTTCTGTTataaaaataaggaaaaaagAACGAGAAAAAGACCATTTAACGAGCGGTGTAAATATGGCCCCTGCACCGAAGGCCCATTCGATATGTGGGCCTAATTCCCACCCGTCCGTTAATGGGCCGGGAAATCTCGGCCCATTTAACCTAGCCCTAAAGCTAGGgtttcctctcgccgccgcacTATAAACGCGCTCTCCTCCTCACTCCTCCTCCCCTCGAGAAACCAAAGCTCCAgcaatcggcggcggcggcggcggcccgtgaGAGGCGGTCCGGCGACGATGGTTCACGTCAGCTTCTACCGCAACTGTGcgtagctcctcctcctcctcctctccctctctctcgtccAAGAACGGCGGGCCTTACCTGTTGTgttcttcgtcgtcgtcttgGTTGGTGCTAGTGCGATTTGACGCAGCGAGAGAAtgttctccttttattttcccTCTTCTCTTGCTTATGTGTCTTAGTTGATTAGCGAGTGTCGGTTAGGTGATTAGGCGATGGCTGGTTCGGTTGGCGAGATGATCTGGATCAAGATTTGCCTCGATGCGTTCTGTTCCCGTAGCTTTGTTCATTTTCTCGTTTCCACTGCGTTGGATCCGTATCTATGCCGATTAGTTCGTGCTGATTTCGACTGACTGCGCATTCTGTAGTTGAAACTTGTGTGTGGTCCGGATTTAATTTCGAGATATGTAGTAGATTATTTGGGGGTTCTAACTAGAATGCTAATATGTGTTGTATAGTACTGAGGAATGAGGACATGTTTTACTCTGGCATTTGGTATTATGTAGCTCGAAAATGTTTATTTCTGTTATGGtacaaaatttgataatttaCCGGTTTTAAGGACTGGAAATATGATATTCATTAACTAGAGTTTTTTGTTCTCAAATACTCTGTTTGATCACTCATTTTGGTGGAATGGAGTTATGCATAAGCTtgtgaatttttttatgaaaatgaATAATGGCGCTTAATATAGAGGACTATATACTTGTAATGCACTAACTGTATGTTTGTCCATAGAGTGATCCATCGAGAACtatatttgttaattttttttaaaatttctgtGTAAGTTGTAGTATACTAATTGCATTctatatgtatattttcttAAATATATTATATGATAGTCCCTGATAAGATCTTTCAAGTATTGTCGCTTTAGGTCATGAATTCCATTTTACAGCAGGACAAATAATTTAGGTATGTATGATATGGGCAACCAGGGATAACACAGCAAAACTAAATCTGGCATGTAAGCTATTCTTGGGTTAATCAGACACAATGTTATGAATTGTTTTTTAAATCCTTGTCAAACATGGTTGTATATCTGAAGCTCTTAGTATTTACTGTACACAAGATCCCTACTACTATTTGTCTTGAATATCCATACTATTATTGGGCGTAATCTCAACAACTACTGTAGTTTTCTTTATTTGTATTGTTGCATTGTCTTTCCGGGTTGTGTGTGCAGTTTCTTTCTTGCTTTGTATATTTTTGGGGTCAGGATATAAGGAATTTGGGACTGTAGGGCTTCTTTCTATGTTATTGTTTGGTTCCTCATGAACAACTATGCTATCTGCAGTGGTTTCTTTCTCTGTCATGTGTTGTGAACAAATTTATTACTTCATTGCAGATGGTAAGACATTCAAGAAGCCACGTCGCCCTTACGAGAAGGAGCGTCTTGATGCAGAGCTGAAGCTAGTGGGTGAGTATGGACTGAGGTGCAAGCGTGAGCTGTGGCGTGTTCAGTATGCTTTGAGCCGTATCCGTAACAATGCAAGGCATCTGCTCACACTTGATGAGAAGAATCCACGCCGCATCTTTGAGGGTGAGGCACTGCTTCGCCGCATGAACCGTTATGGGCTCCTTGCTGATGGGCAGAACAAGCTTGATTATGTCCTTGCCCTCACTGTTGAGAACTTCCTCGCAAGGCGTCTTCAGACTCTTGTCTTCAAGGCTGGCATGGCCAAGTCCATCCACCATGCTCGTGTCCTGATCAGGCAACGCCACATCAGGTATGATGATTTAACTACTACAGATCTCCTGTCTTGTAAATGGGTAAATATGAAGCTCTAACCTTTATATTACAATTTCCATGTCTCAGTATGTTCTCTCTTTAGTTTCAATTCCCAAGTATGCTTCTATATGATTTTTCTACAGCAGCATGGAAGCTGTATCATTCTCTCATAGTAATCGTTCATTGTATATTCATCATTTCTCTTGATCTAGCATTGTGTAGGCAGAGCTAAAATGTCATTTTAGGCACAACACATGCTCTATTAGCTGAAAGCTGAAGGCCATAATATATTAGTATTGGTCCTGTACTCCTGTTAACTTCCCATCATTTGAGTGTGCAGATGCTTTCAAGTTAGTCTTTTTCGTGCATTTGATACTCTTGTTGGGCTTGTCAATGTCGCATTTGAGAGTGTTAGTCTTTTCATATGTAGATATTACCTGTGATGTTTAACTTTGAACAAGCAATTTGGCACGCACCACTTGCTGTTGCTGTAGTTCGTTACTTTACATGATGTTCCTTTACATCAATGTTCCTTTACAAGTGTTACTCTTTTCATATGTACATATTGCCTGTGATGTTTAACTTTGAACAAGCAATTTGGCACGCACCACTTGCTGTTGCTGTAGTTCGTTACATGCCTGCTGCAGTGTTATAATTCTAGATTAGCGATGATGAGACCATTTGGCAACTTCACATGATTTTGTCCTGAAAAAGGCTACTGCCACAACATTCTTTAATGCACTCTAAAGTTACTACTATTTTAGAGGACTTGTCGACCATAAGTTGAACATGATGTTGCTAttgctaatatttttttccaagTTGATAGCCTTTCTGAAGTTCATTCATTAAAGTTTCAAAATCACTGTGCAGGGTCGGCAGGCAAATTGTCAACATCCCGTCGTTCATGGTGAGGGTTGAGTCTGAGAAGCACATTGACTTCTCACTGACAAGCCCATTCGGTGGAGGCCCCCCTGGTAGGGTGAAGAGGAAGAACCAGAAGAAGGcaagtggcggtggcggtgacggtgaggaggaagatgaggaaTGAGAACAGAAGTTTGCAACTAGTTGTTTCCGTAATGATCATAAAACTCTGTGCTGAGTAACTAGGCCCAAATTCTGTAGCTTGCCTATCTGGGATTCAGAATTCAAGCAGGTTGTGCTTCAGGTGTTGGTTTATGTTAACCCTTTTTGGCATTATGTTAGGTATAGACTTGTGGTTAATGCTGTTTTATGGATTCGTTTCATGGTAATCCTCATCGTACCAGTGCGCTTGAACTAGTGATACTCACTCGTACCAATGCtgtttttaatgtttttatggATTCGAAGTTGCAACATGGATTATGGAGTTGTTAAGATTAATTTAGTAGCGTCTCAGGTAATATTTACATGTTCAGACCAAAAGATCCAAATCCAATCATACAGCGCATTTTCCTACAAATGGCGTTCGCTAGATAGTTCACTCCTATGTTATCGACAAATTTTGAAGAAGTGTCATCAAAATCCATCGAATTCCATCAAAAACCTGTTACTGATGGCATTATTCAGAAGATTTTTCCTCCTGTTCTTTTTGCGTTTCAATACTCTGCTCGAAAAAAATTTGTCCTCCTATTTTTTGCATTTCAACTGATATCCCCATCATCCTGATGTGATAATCAGAGCAATGTACAAAATTCTCTCAAACATTAATGAGGTTCAGAAAATTTCTCCTTTTGCATTTCAAAATCAGTAAACAGCAATGATTCATTCACTATGCATcctgggaagaaaagaaaagaggaggcAGCGGCCATGGGACCAGTGTCCACGGAGCAAACTCTGGACGCTGCATTCGGGCGTCACGCCGGTGTTGGCTATGCTGCTGCTACCCGTTCGCTGGAGGGACGAGACGAGCTGCCTCGACGACCCACCGAGCCGGAGCCCAAGGAGGAGGCTCCCCTGCGCGTTCGCGGGTTCGGCAGTGACGATGACCGCGGAGGACGGCGTGCGTTGGCCGAGTGGCTAAgtcgatggtggcggcgggacGCTGGTCCGCTCGAACATCGGCTGGTCATGTAGGCGTATGGCCTCCTATGCACATATAGCAAAGGAGGAAAATGAGCAGCTAACCATTCATAGTACGCAAGAAAAAATGGTTGCCAGATTTGCTAGGTCCGCGTAACGTAGAATACCTGTCAGGCAAATGGGAGCAACACTGCTATTAGAGCATCAAATTCACCGGCTCGACGGCGATCGCCACGGCCGCGACAGTCACCCGGCGAGCCCGGAGGAGCATGAGGCCGTGGCGGCTGCCCTGACCGCGAGCTCCATGGAAGACCGCGACCTGGAAGAAGAAGTTGAGGCAGGGGTTGCCGGAGTCGGCATAGGTGGCGGATCGAATCGTTCTCGGTGCAGGCCTTCCATAGCTTCGGTTTCTATCCGGAGATCCTCCCGCTCCTCCGCGGCCTGTCCATCGCCACCAAGAAGCTCGCTTACGGCTGCCATGGCGcctgcctccacctccgcgcccgtcgccgcggcgcccgGCCCCGCCTCAGCCTTCACAcccaccgccgctgctcccggccagccgtcgccgccgcgccaccgcgccgcccgtATGCTgtaaaaaatgagagagagagagatgaggaagggagagagatgatgacGTGGTCACCTGACGTGTGGGACCCATGCTGACTCTGCCGTTACGTAgaacaaaaccggggtcaaaaccagcAAAGGATATAAAGTGAACcgttttgttagttgagggacgTCCGATATCtcgttttgcggttgagggacgattttgtatatTGGATGACaggttgagggaccttcggtgtacttttttcttTACTTTGTAAGtttggaataagtccatttttgTCTCGCTCATCTCTTGCGCTTGCGTGAATAACATCCCTAAACtggaaaaccgggtataacgcaTCCTTCATCTCTAAAAACCAGAGCAAATCacctccctcggtggttttgctGGCGGTTTCATCCGACGTGGCGTTGTTGACTAGGTTGACAAGCGGACTCAacgtggtgggacccacatgtcagtgtgtagctctctctctcccttatctctctctcccccggcctttCCCTTCACCCCGGTGCGGCTCGTCGACGTGGGTCGAGCccaaggcggccggcggcgcattGCGACAGAGAAAGGtagccgtgcggcggcggcgatgcggaaGCGCGcacggtggcgggcggcgcggacggcgcgGTAGTTGACTATGGGTGACCTTGCGCAGTGGGCCAACTATGCGCGGGCACGGCGGATGGTGAGGCCGGGCacggggtggcgcggcgcgcggcgacctGGCGCGGCCTGATGGTGGCGGCACGACGCGGTTTGCCAGTGAGGCTCGGCAGTGCGGCGGCAAGGCGCGGTCGATGGTGGCCTGGCACAAGCATTTCGTGGGCGCGACGCAGGTCACGGAGGCCTTTGCGGTGTGGCGCGCGGCAGCCTTGTGCAGGCGCCGGCGaggtgttgatgaaaaaatcgaacacaccggcctgggagatctgcttaggtCCTGTACACGTCCAAAGATTAATGAGATacaggcgtgccagtcagtttaatCCTGCAACTGATAAGATTTGTAAATAATAgatcaaacagccgatcggctgacaagccgatggagtagttccagccgatagtcgataatagccgatgccaataccagccgatagcgatagggtttaagcaatcggctatatgtccaatgtagataatgatataaaggcaatcggctgatgatgatgtaataaaataacaatataatccaatataaactaatcggctagcaatgatatgataaataagcatcgatacgaaggttaaagcacacatcggctagaggtccgatgtcatgaaatccacaagattagattaaacaatgaaacctttgttgtcatcggctaaatccaacttatatgtatatgcaatcctcatgagccgatgcaacgtccagataactcaccggctgaaaccccgataaaacccttattggcaatcaataagcaggctagagattatggttctaagcacgacttagtagatcaaaattaactgatgcagcactaagtataaaaagaaacataatatctagacaatcaagccgatgactgattttcagggtggtagatgcctaggctaatctaatctagcaacgcgatttagccgataccggcagaaaccctaaaacgagaagcagccgatagagctaaattgatatgctaagactagattaacagagacatatgataaataggtaggcaagtATATCATctaaaccagagcaatccaagaggtcgaatgtactgatgcagccttgaacgacgccgatgtagacgatacaattgcctgggccgacggaacattggacttatcccttcgccggagatcgaagacgatgcagccccgcgtcgggtgccaagtcctgccggaacgtaaaaacaaaagtagaaataaaaatggtggcgatgcgccgaattgtattgatcgtagagatcgattacatagaccccgggtgtacatatttatacccatgggttgatacaagtccttgtcggacaagaaagaaactacctaaagataaaaggaaaatatagagtccttatcggacactaaacaaacttttctaaagataaaagaaaactaacaaactattcctaattaatagataaactgccatgccgcatcctctttaaactcggtcacttaggaataagcttcctttagtagattgatttccttaaccgaatatagcaggaatccgactattggtgaCTTGATAACTCacatcggctgattccgagatgctgcagccgataatgattctaagccgatgacatctttgccgattaccaaatttcactgttaacacgaGGCCAGCGAGCATGGCGCAGACGGCGATGCAGCCAGGGAGGCGTGACGGCTGGTCGGATCGGTGTCGGTACGGCCGGCGACCAACGTTCGTCGGCGTCTTcttcccccttttcttttttccatttcttctcttctttgtttcttgttgctCCGGCAATTCGCTCGTCATGGCGCaaccgtgcggcggcggcgcgtccagGCCGAGCGGCTAGCGTCATGGGCAGCCGGTGCTGCAGTGCATCGGCGTGTGGAGCGGATGCATGACCGGTTTCCATGGCGCCGATGCTGCcgcttttcctttctttcattttgcttttcttctttgtttcttgtcCTCTCCGGCCGGGCGTTGTGGCGGAGCGACGGCGCCGCCAAGATGCGGACGCGAGGTCGCCGCTGGGCGTACAGGCGCGGGGTTCGCTGCCGGTATGCAGGTGCAGGCTCGCTGCTAGGACGGCCACGGCACGACCACTCCCCGCCGCCGATGCCCAGCTCCTCTCCGTCAGTCTACTCCCCGTTCGTCGCTAGCGAGCACCGCTGCTGCCCATCGCCGGCCGCGCCCCTACCCCACCAAAGTGAAGAGaaaggccgggggagagagagataagcGAGAGAGAGCtacacactgacatgtgggtcccaccacgctgagtcagcctGTCAACGGGTCAACAACGCCACGTCAGACGAAGTCGCCagcaaaaccaccaagggaggTGATTTGCTCTGGTTTTCAGAAATGAAGGAggcgttatacccggtttttcGGTTGAGGGATGTTATTCACGCAAacgcaagagatgagggaggcaaaatggacttattcctataAGTTTTGGGCTTTTTCACAGTCCCACTCCGTGTCTGAGCTCTGAACTTGTGGGCTTACACTATCTCTTGCTCCTTCCAGCCCATCTTTTTGAGTTTACCCTTCGATTAACCTACTGAAGTTGCAGGAGTAATCTGTACGACATTTTTAACCATACCATTatttaacaaattaataattatgtggttatatttagtttgttatcaAATATTGGCAATGTGTATAGAATTTTGGCAACATTATTAAGccaatcctaccaaaattttagcaatgttgttaatttgtcaaatttttgatATTGACAAATTTTAGTAAGGTTAATTTTGACATTAATCAGAACAGACCCTAAGACTAAAGAGTCTGTGATCGACTGAAGTTGTGACTTGTCGTGCTTGTTGGCAGGCTGGTGGCCTTCTCTGCATCCACGG
Coding sequences:
- the LOC4331662 gene encoding small ribosomal subunit protein uS4y, with protein sequence MVHVSFYRNYGKTFKKPRRPYEKERLDAELKLVGEYGLRCKRELWRVQYALSRIRNNARHLLTLDEKNPRRIFEGEALLRRMNRYGLLADGQNKLDYVLALTVENFLARRLQTLVFKAGMAKSIHHARVLIRQRHIRVGRQIVNIPSFMVRVESEKHIDFSLTSPFGGGPPGRVKRKNQKKASGGGGDGEEEDEE